One window of Flexistipes sp. genomic DNA carries:
- the elbB gene encoding isoprenoid biosynthesis glyoxalase ElbB: MPKIGVIFSGCGVFDGTEITEAVMTLYFLEKKGADIVCMAPNIEQYHVVNHLTGDVDESKKRNVLEEAARLVRGNVKDISDVDINELDALVIPGGFGAAKNLTTYAIEGNDCKVNEDVKKAVNTIVTSKKPMAAICIAPVLVAKALEGTGIKSKITIGSDENVAGSIESFGATHVECPVKEALVDEENKIITTPAFMLAQNTLEVAAGIEKTIENLYRFL; encoded by the coding sequence ATGCCAAAAATAGGTGTGATTTTCAGCGGGTGCGGTGTTTTCGACGGAACGGAGATTACCGAAGCTGTTATGACATTATATTTTCTTGAGAAGAAAGGAGCTGACATTGTTTGTATGGCGCCTAATATCGAACAATATCATGTTGTTAACCATCTAACGGGTGATGTAGATGAAAGTAAAAAACGGAATGTCTTGGAAGAAGCAGCCAGGCTTGTCAGAGGCAATGTGAAAGATATCAGCGATGTAGACATCAATGAGCTTGATGCCCTGGTTATCCCCGGCGGTTTTGGTGCTGCTAAGAACCTTACTACTTATGCGATTGAAGGTAATGACTGCAAAGTCAATGAAGATGTGAAAAAGGCGGTTAACACCATTGTTACTTCAAAAAAGCCGATGGCGGCAATATGTATAGCCCCTGTTCTGGTGGCTAAAGCTCTTGAGGGGACAGGTATAAAATCCAAAATTACAATCGGAAGCGATGAAAATGTAGCCGGTTCGATAGAATCCTTCGGAGCCACACATGTCGAGTGTCCGGTTAAAGAGGCGCTTGTTGATGAAGAAAATAAAATTATAACAACTCCTGCGTTTATGCTGGCTCAAAATACCCTTGAAGTGGCTGCAGGGATTGAAAAGACGATTGAAAACCTATACAGATTTCTTTAA
- a CDS encoding M16 family metallopeptidase, whose product MKKLILALTFFFILEGFSMALQTHELPNGVQLVYKHVPGNKITSVQLWMKTGSVNETAKNNGISHFLEHMVFKGTEKFAPDEIDTLVEAKGGQMNAATSKDYTFYYITIPTFNVETAFNVISQMVFEATFPKEEIKKEKPVVIQEIMRKYDSPTHDMWTYLSETLFKNTPYAREVIGSVENIKSFDRQTLLKYYNSFYHPENMTLVVVGDLSEDKAKELAMQYFNKTKDANPVNKSFGIPDKLNKNVKKDFEKDITQSYTALVYRAPSLMSEDKYELEILTEILSGGEYSLLNEKLKNIENPLVNVVFGGYLGQKYGGSFTFFYTKHPSTDGDPLSKIREIIDNLQKGNLSEKDLKKAKNRLKAEAVFQREKASNEAHDIGMAYTLGITDYYKDYVENIEAVELGDIKDVADKIFSENYILVKTVPKND is encoded by the coding sequence GTGAAAAAACTGATTCTGGCTCTAACATTCTTTTTTATCCTGGAGGGATTTTCAATGGCTTTACAAACCCATGAGCTGCCAAACGGCGTGCAGCTTGTCTACAAACATGTCCCCGGAAACAAAATAACATCCGTACAGCTTTGGATGAAGACGGGTTCCGTTAACGAAACTGCTAAAAACAACGGAATATCTCATTTTCTTGAACATATGGTATTTAAAGGAACGGAAAAATTTGCACCGGATGAAATCGATACTCTTGTTGAGGCCAAAGGCGGTCAGATGAATGCGGCAACCAGTAAAGATTATACATTTTACTATATCACTATACCCACTTTCAATGTGGAAACAGCTTTTAATGTAATCAGTCAAATGGTTTTTGAAGCCACATTCCCCAAAGAGGAAATAAAAAAGGAAAAACCCGTTGTCATTCAGGAAATAATGCGCAAGTACGACAGCCCGACACACGATATGTGGACATATTTATCGGAAACCCTTTTCAAAAATACTCCTTATGCAAGAGAGGTCATAGGGAGCGTTGAAAACATCAAATCTTTTGACAGACAGACACTTTTAAAATATTACAACAGTTTTTATCACCCTGAAAATATGACACTCGTAGTGGTTGGTGATTTATCAGAGGATAAAGCAAAAGAATTGGCAATGCAGTATTTTAATAAAACAAAAGATGCCAATCCTGTTAACAAAAGCTTTGGGATTCCGGATAAGCTTAATAAAAATGTAAAAAAAGATTTTGAAAAAGATATTACACAAAGCTATACCGCTTTGGTTTATAGAGCTCCCTCATTAATGAGTGAGGATAAATACGAGCTGGAAATACTGACGGAAATTTTATCAGGTGGAGAGTATTCACTCCTTAACGAAAAGCTCAAAAATATAGAAAACCCCCTGGTAAATGTGGTTTTTGGTGGTTATCTGGGGCAAAAATACGGGGGCAGTTTTACTTTCTTCTACACCAAACACCCCTCAACAGACGGTGATCCACTTTCAAAAATACGGGAAATTATAGATAATTTGCAGAAAGGAAATTTATCTGAAAAAGATTTGAAAAAAGCAAAAAACAGATTAAAGGCGGAGGCAGTTTTTCAGAGAGAAAAAGCGTCTAATGAAGCCCATGATATCGGGATGGCTTATACGTTGGGGATAACCGACTACTACAAAGATTATGTTGAAAATATAGAAGCCGTTGAATTGGGTGATATAAAAGATGTTGCAGACAAAATCTTTTCAGAAAACTATATCCTTGTAAAAACTGTTCCGAAAAATGATTAA